In one window of Chryseobacterium sp. JV274 DNA:
- a CDS encoding SusC/RagA family TonB-linked outer membrane protein has product MNVRISRSVGVVAVLYFTANFSAQTTKAKDTIAKENKIDEVVVIGYGTQKKSNVTGAIASIKASDIENAPTAGRPEQVLQGRAAGISVVSNSGQPGTAATVRVRGITSFGAGSNDPLWVVDGIVVDNIGWLNQSDIEGIEVLKDGASAAIYGVSAAKGVILITTRKGTKGKLGLSYNGFFGVGTVSKKLDLLNGSQYATIMNEAYTNDGLKPVLGDPSSYGTGTDWQKQIFNSAQRQSHEFSINGGNDKSTFYSSFGYYDQQGIVLRDISNYKRVNARLNSTHKVFDFLTIGQTFAYTHTRSQGVTDNGEFGGPLSSAINLDPLTPVVVTNGINNQPNFSDYINNPNYVRDPNGNPYGLSQFVSKEMSNPLAFRQTKLGGYKWSDDIIANVFAELKLNKHITFKSSMNGKLSYWGEQVFTPTNYLSTANKNDINNLFRQTDKKFEWSTENTLTYQNKFGLHSLNVLLGQGYYEYNISSGQNIRFTNLPVNNWEDASFSFDIAQENKTGNAWDGKQTHKASYFARIVYDYDNKYLFTGTIRRDGSSKFGGNNHWGNFPAMSLGWNVSNENFWPENKVITTFKLRGGYGVLGNDAIDDFQFANFLIAGSNYTFGDNIIRVGYAPSTLENPNLKWERTSQFNIAADLKIFRNFDLSVDVYRKKSTDILRKVELPGYLGLINNPFRNIGDMNNDGVEVSLGYKKNWGDFGFSANGNFAYLKNEITRLEDNRPYVNFASFQTLGAVSRLQVGESYGSFYGYQNLGVFQNQAEVDAYKNANGGLIQPNAKPGDFKRLDANGDGVIDEKDYVNLGNSVPKYTFGLTINMNYKNFDLMIFAQGQAGNKIFQGLRRLDIQEANYQTAILDRWTGEGTSNTIARVTRNDDNQNYTRMSDYYLQKGDYLRLKLVQLGYTLSKDVAKTIGASKIRFYVTAENLVTFTKYTGYDPEIAGTDTYGIDRAFYPQARTFLFGANVQF; this is encoded by the coding sequence ATGAATGTAAGAATATCACGAAGCGTAGGAGTGGTTGCCGTCCTCTATTTTACGGCCAACTTCAGTGCCCAGACCACCAAGGCGAAGGACACAATTGCTAAAGAAAACAAAATAGACGAAGTTGTAGTGATTGGTTACGGTACTCAGAAAAAGAGTAATGTGACAGGTGCTATAGCGAGTATTAAAGCCAGCGATATTGAAAATGCTCCTACAGCTGGAAGGCCGGAGCAGGTACTTCAGGGAAGAGCTGCTGGAATTTCCGTCGTGTCAAATTCCGGACAACCGGGAACCGCTGCAACAGTTCGTGTTCGTGGTATTACCAGTTTTGGAGCGGGAAGTAATGATCCTTTATGGGTGGTTGATGGAATTGTAGTGGATAATATAGGCTGGCTAAATCAGTCTGATATTGAAGGGATTGAAGTTCTTAAAGACGGAGCATCCGCTGCTATTTATGGAGTGTCTGCAGCCAAAGGAGTTATTTTGATCACTACAAGGAAAGGAACCAAAGGGAAATTAGGTCTTTCCTATAATGGCTTCTTTGGTGTTGGAACTGTCTCTAAAAAGCTGGACTTATTAAATGGGTCACAATATGCAACCATTATGAACGAGGCTTATACCAATGATGGTTTGAAACCGGTACTTGGAGATCCGTCATCTTATGGAACAGGCACAGACTGGCAAAAACAAATCTTTAACAGTGCACAACGCCAATCTCATGAATTCAGCATTAATGGAGGAAATGATAAATCTACTTTTTATTCATCTTTTGGATATTACGACCAGCAAGGTATTGTATTAAGGGATATCTCAAATTACAAAAGGGTGAATGCCAGATTAAATTCAACCCATAAAGTATTCGACTTTCTGACCATAGGCCAGACCTTTGCATATACCCACACAAGATCTCAAGGAGTTACTGACAATGGAGAGTTTGGAGGTCCATTAAGTTCTGCAATAAACCTTGATCCTTTAACACCGGTAGTTGTAACTAATGGTATTAATAATCAGCCAAACTTTAGTGATTATATCAATAATCCAAATTATGTGAGAGATCCTAATGGGAATCCCTATGGACTTTCACAATTCGTAAGTAAAGAAATGTCCAATCCGCTGGCTTTTAGACAAACCAAGTTAGGAGGATATAAGTGGTCTGATGATATTATTGCAAATGTATTTGCTGAACTGAAGCTAAATAAGCATATCACTTTTAAGTCAAGTATGAACGGGAAACTGTCGTATTGGGGTGAGCAGGTTTTCACTCCGACTAATTACCTGAGTACGGCTAATAAAAATGATATTAACAACTTATTCAGGCAGACTGATAAAAAGTTTGAGTGGAGTACCGAAAACACCCTGACCTACCAAAATAAGTTTGGATTACATAGCTTAAATGTATTACTAGGACAAGGATATTACGAATATAATATCTCTTCAGGACAGAATATAAGATTTACCAATCTTCCTGTAAATAACTGGGAAGATGCCTCTTTCAGTTTTGATATTGCTCAGGAAAATAAAACGGGTAATGCCTGGGATGGGAAACAAACACATAAAGCTTCTTATTTTGCCAGAATAGTTTACGATTATGATAACAAGTATCTTTTCACGGGGACTATCCGTAGAGATGGTTCCTCAAAATTTGGAGGTAATAACCACTGGGGGAACTTCCCGGCAATGTCTTTAGGGTGGAATGTATCTAACGAGAATTTCTGGCCGGAAAATAAAGTAATTACTACGTTTAAACTTAGAGGTGGGTATGGAGTATTGGGTAATGATGCTATTGATGATTTCCAGTTTGCTAATTTCCTGATAGCCGGAAGTAATTACACATTCGGAGATAATATTATCCGTGTTGGCTATGCCCCAAGTACCCTCGAAAATCCTAATTTGAAATGGGAAAGGACGTCACAGTTCAATATTGCAGCAGACCTTAAGATTTTCAGAAATTTTGATCTTAGTGTGGATGTTTACAGAAAGAAAAGTACAGATATCTTGAGAAAAGTTGAGCTTCCCGGCTATTTAGGTTTAATTAATAATCCATTTAGAAATATTGGGGATATGAACAATGATGGGGTTGAAGTAAGCTTAGGATATAAAAAGAATTGGGGTGACTTTGGCTTTTCTGCAAATGGTAATTTTGCCTATTTGAAAAATGAAATTACAAGACTTGAAGATAACAGACCTTATGTAAACTTTGCTTCTTTCCAAACATTGGGAGCAGTTTCCAGATTGCAGGTTGGGGAATCATATGGTTCTTTCTATGGATATCAAAACCTTGGTGTTTTTCAAAATCAGGCAGAAGTTGATGCCTATAAAAATGCTAATGGAGGGTTGATCCAGCCTAATGCAAAACCGGGAGATTTCAAAAGACTTGATGCAAACGGTGATGGGGTAATTGATGAGAAAGATTATGTAAATCTGGGCAATTCAGTTCCAAAATATACATTTGGTTTAACCATCAATATGAATTATAAAAATTTCGATTTGATGATTTTTGCTCAAGGGCAAGCCGGCAATAAAATTTTTCAGGGACTCAGAAGACTTGATATTCAGGAAGCTAATTACCAAACAGCTATTTTGGACCGTTGGACAGGTGAAGGAACGTCTAATACGATAGCAAGAGTTACAAGAAATGATGATAATCAGAACTATACCAGAATGTCTGACTATTATCTTCAAAAAGGAGATTACTTGCGTCTTAAACTTGTTCAGTTAGGATATACTCTGTCGAAAGATGTTGCAAAAACTATTGGAGCTTCAAAAATCAGATTCTATGTAACTGCAGAAAACCTTGTAACTTTTACAAAATATACAGGATACGATCCTGAAATTGCAGGTACTGATACCTATGGAATAGACAGAGCCTTCTATCCGCAGGCAAGAACTTTCCTTTTTGGGGCTAATGTTCAATTTTAA